Proteins co-encoded in one Streptomyces roseochromogenus subsp. oscitans DS 12.976 genomic window:
- a CDS encoding sulfite exporter TauE/SafE family protein, producing MNTMTLWHISGWEFAALAFAALLVGFSKTAVSGANTVSLAIFAAVLPARASTGVLLPVLIAGDVLAVLTYRRHAHWPTLWRLFPAVAAGVVVGTLFLMWADDGIVRTSIGAILLLMAGVTVWRRRRADTEDAPDSVTTRAGRAKARSYGVLGGFTTMVANAGGPVMSMYLLSAGFRKLGFLGTSAFFFLIVNLSKVPFSAGLGLIDGRSLLLDAALAVFVAPGALFGKWAVHRINQRLFEQLVIAATIVGGAQLLLR from the coding sequence ATGAACACGATGACGCTCTGGCACATATCCGGCTGGGAGTTCGCCGCGCTCGCCTTCGCGGCCCTGCTCGTCGGCTTCTCCAAGACCGCGGTGAGCGGGGCCAACACGGTGAGTCTCGCGATCTTCGCGGCCGTCCTTCCGGCCCGCGCCTCCACCGGCGTGCTGCTGCCCGTCCTGATCGCCGGCGACGTGCTCGCCGTCCTCACCTACCGGCGGCACGCCCACTGGCCCACCCTGTGGCGGCTGTTCCCGGCCGTCGCGGCGGGTGTCGTGGTGGGCACGCTCTTCCTGATGTGGGCCGACGACGGGATCGTACGGACCTCGATCGGCGCGATCCTGCTGCTGATGGCCGGAGTCACGGTGTGGCGGCGGCGCAGAGCCGACACCGAGGACGCGCCGGACTCGGTCACCACCCGGGCTGGCCGCGCCAAGGCCCGCTCGTACGGCGTGCTCGGCGGTTTCACCACGATGGTCGCCAACGCGGGCGGCCCGGTGATGTCGATGTACCTGCTCTCCGCCGGCTTCCGGAAGCTGGGCTTCCTCGGCACCTCCGCTTTCTTCTTCCTGATCGTGAACCTGTCCAAGGTGCCGTTCAGCGCGGGCCTCGGCCTGATCGACGGACGCTCGCTGCTCCTGGACGCGGCCCTCGCGGTGTTTGTCGCGCCTGGAGCGTTGTTCGGCAAATGGGCTGTGCACAGGATCAACCAGCGGCTCTTCGAACAACTCGTGATCGCGGCGACGATCGTGGGCGGAGCGCAGTTGCTGCTGCGCTAG
- a CDS encoding long-chain-fatty-acid--CoA ligase, translated as MATLSVAAILAENARRRPGKTALVEGELRLTFGEVWRRALARAGALSGLGVRPGDRVALMAPNTAEFPVAYFAVAAAGGVVVPVHLLLSAGEVEHVLKDSGATLLLVHPAQAETGRAAAEALGIQVVTLGEEFTELAAGAEPLPSYVTRGADDPAVIFYTSGTTGVPKGAVLSHFNIVMNATVNAFDANDIRADDIALGALPLFHAFGQTVSLNSTWRAGATLVLLPRFDAARAIELMVKEGVNTFHGVPTMYVALAAAAPQAATLPDLRVCVSGGASLPVAVLERFEEAFGAKVYEGYGLSETSPTATVNQPLFGTKPGTIGHPLWGVDVEIARAEAESRIELLPPGELGEVVIRGHNVFSGYLGRPEATAEALVDGWFRTGDLGTKDDDGFLRIVDRKKDVIIRGGYNVYPREIEEVLLRHPSIAQVAVIGLPDELHGEEVCAVVVPASGTAPDAAAITEWSKGHLGRHKYPRRVEFADALPLGPSMKVLKRELRAKYVEKRADPA; from the coding sequence ATGGCAACCCTGTCCGTAGCCGCCATCCTCGCCGAGAACGCCCGGCGCCGTCCCGGCAAGACCGCGCTGGTCGAGGGCGAGCTGCGGCTGACCTTCGGCGAGGTCTGGCGGCGGGCCCTGGCCCGGGCGGGCGCGCTCAGCGGCCTCGGCGTACGGCCGGGCGACCGGGTCGCCCTCATGGCGCCCAACACCGCCGAGTTCCCCGTCGCGTACTTCGCCGTCGCCGCGGCCGGCGGAGTCGTCGTCCCCGTGCATCTGCTGCTGTCAGCCGGTGAGGTCGAGCATGTGCTGAAGGACAGCGGGGCGACGCTGCTGCTCGTGCACCCCGCCCAGGCCGAGACCGGGCGGGCAGCCGCCGAGGCCCTCGGGATCCAAGTGGTCACCTTGGGCGAGGAGTTCACCGAGCTCGCCGCGGGCGCCGAGCCGCTGCCGTCGTACGTCACCCGTGGCGCCGACGACCCGGCGGTGATCTTCTACACGAGCGGCACCACCGGCGTGCCGAAGGGCGCGGTCCTCAGCCACTTCAACATCGTGATGAACGCGACAGTCAACGCCTTCGACGCCAACGACATCCGCGCCGACGACATCGCTCTCGGCGCGCTGCCGCTCTTCCACGCCTTCGGCCAGACGGTGTCGCTCAACTCCACCTGGCGGGCGGGCGCCACGCTCGTGCTGCTGCCCCGCTTCGACGCGGCCCGCGCCATCGAGCTGATGGTGAAGGAGGGAGTGAACACCTTCCACGGCGTGCCGACCATGTACGTCGCCCTCGCGGCCGCGGCGCCGCAGGCAGCCACGCTGCCCGACCTGCGCGTGTGCGTCTCGGGAGGGGCTTCGCTTCCGGTGGCCGTACTGGAACGGTTCGAGGAGGCGTTCGGGGCGAAGGTCTACGAGGGCTACGGGCTGTCGGAGACCTCGCCGACCGCCACCGTCAACCAGCCGCTGTTCGGCACGAAGCCCGGCACCATCGGCCACCCGCTGTGGGGTGTCGACGTGGAGATCGCCCGCGCCGAGGCGGAGAGCCGTATCGAGCTGCTGCCGCCCGGCGAGCTGGGCGAGGTCGTCATCCGCGGCCACAACGTCTTCTCCGGCTACCTCGGCCGGCCCGAGGCCACCGCCGAGGCCCTCGTCGACGGCTGGTTCCGCACCGGCGACCTCGGCACCAAGGACGACGACGGTTTCCTCAGGATCGTCGACCGCAAGAAGGACGTCATCATCCGCGGCGGCTACAACGTGTACCCGAGGGAGATCGAGGAGGTCCTGCTGCGCCACCCCTCGATCGCCCAGGTCGCGGTCATCGGCCTGCCCGACGAGCTGCACGGCGAGGAGGTCTGCGCCGTCGTCGTACCGGCATCCGGTACAGCCCCCGACGCCGCCGCGATCACCGAGTGGTCCAAGGGACACCTGGGCCGGCACAAGTACCCGCGGCGCGTGGAGTTCGCGGACGCGCTGCCGCTGGGCCCCAGCATGAAGGTGCTGAAGCGGGAACTCCGGGCGAAGTACGTGGAGAAGCGGGCGGATCCGGCATAG
- a CDS encoding thiolase family protein, which translates to MRPVHFAAARRTPIGKLRGALSSVRPDDLAAGVIRQLVAEVPGLDPARIDDVYWGAANQAGEDNRNVARMAALLAGLPDSVPGATVNRLCASGLEAVTTAARTVAAGEADIVIAGGSESMSRAPFVLPRPDEALPQRIETYDTRLGWRLVNPAMTELHGLLSMGETAEEVAGRYGISRERQDEFALRSHRLAAAARKNGHFDDELLPVERPDGITVEQDECVREDTSLEKLSRLKPVFRRGGTVTAGNASPMNDGAAGLLLVSEEALNELGLESLGRYVAGASAGVHPDVMGIGPVPATRKALARAGWDIADLQEAEFNEAFAAQALACVDALGIDPDLVNPTGGAIALGHPLGCSGARILTTLLHRMRRTGAERGLATMCVGVGQGSAVLVERH; encoded by the coding sequence GTGCGTCCCGTCCACTTCGCGGCCGCCCGCCGCACCCCCATCGGCAAGCTGCGCGGAGCCCTGTCCTCCGTCCGTCCCGACGATCTGGCCGCCGGCGTCATCCGCCAGCTGGTGGCCGAGGTGCCCGGCCTCGACCCGGCCCGGATCGACGACGTCTACTGGGGCGCGGCCAACCAGGCCGGCGAGGACAACCGCAACGTCGCCCGTATGGCCGCCCTGCTCGCCGGCCTGCCCGACTCCGTGCCCGGCGCCACCGTCAACCGGCTGTGCGCCTCCGGCCTCGAAGCGGTCACCACCGCCGCCCGCACCGTCGCCGCCGGTGAAGCCGACATCGTGATCGCGGGCGGCTCCGAGTCCATGAGCCGCGCCCCCTTCGTGCTGCCCCGCCCCGACGAGGCCCTGCCGCAGCGCATCGAGACCTACGACACCCGTCTCGGCTGGCGCCTGGTCAACCCGGCGATGACGGAGCTGCACGGCCTGCTGTCCATGGGCGAGACCGCCGAGGAGGTCGCCGGGCGGTACGGCATCTCCCGGGAGCGCCAGGACGAGTTCGCCCTGCGCAGCCACCGACTGGCCGCCGCCGCGCGCAAGAACGGGCACTTCGACGACGAACTCCTCCCCGTGGAGCGCCCGGACGGCATCACGGTCGAGCAGGACGAGTGTGTCCGCGAGGACACCTCACTGGAGAAGCTGTCACGGTTGAAGCCGGTCTTCCGGCGGGGCGGTACGGTCACTGCGGGCAACGCCTCGCCGATGAACGACGGCGCGGCCGGACTGCTGCTGGTCAGCGAGGAAGCCCTGAACGAGCTGGGCCTTGAGTCCCTGGGCCGCTATGTCGCGGGCGCCTCCGCCGGGGTCCACCCCGACGTCATGGGCATCGGACCGGTCCCCGCCACCCGCAAGGCGCTGGCCCGGGCCGGCTGGGACATCGCCGACCTGCAGGAGGCCGAGTTCAACGAGGCGTTCGCCGCGCAGGCACTCGCCTGCGTCGACGCACTCGGCATCGACCCGGACCTGGTGAACCCCACCGGCGGCGCCATCGCCCTCGGCCATCCCCTCGGCTGCTCGGGCGCCCGCATCCTGACGACCCTGCTGCACCGGATGCGGCGCACGGGCGCCGAGCGGGGTCTGGCGACCATGTGCGTGGGGGTGGGACAGGGGAGCGCGGTGCTGGTGGAGAGGCACTGA
- a CDS encoding alpha/beta hydrolase, producing the protein MPHVREHTLDGTHGPIAVREWPHPAPRYLALMVHGYGEHAGRYDELAAVLTGHGAAVYGPDHVGHGRSAGERALIEDFEDVVTDVHGVAELARSAHPGPPLVLLGHSMGGLISARYAQRYGEELSALILSGPVIGAWELPGRLLALPEIPDTPVSPAALSRDPAVGAAYAADPLVWHGPMKRPTVEAFARTLETVAQGGDVGSLPLLWLHGDDDRLVPLPGSRVGVERLAGGRLTERIFAGARHEVFHETDKKEAFAEVVRFLDRTLLR; encoded by the coding sequence ATGCCCCACGTCCGCGAGCACACCCTCGACGGCACCCACGGCCCGATCGCCGTACGCGAGTGGCCGCACCCGGCACCGAGGTACCTCGCCCTGATGGTGCACGGGTACGGCGAGCACGCGGGCCGGTACGACGAGCTGGCCGCCGTCCTCACCGGGCACGGGGCGGCCGTGTACGGGCCGGACCATGTCGGGCACGGCAGGTCGGCCGGGGAGCGGGCGCTGATCGAGGACTTCGAGGACGTGGTCACCGACGTGCACGGCGTGGCGGAGCTGGCCCGGTCCGCACACCCCGGCCCGCCTCTGGTCCTGCTCGGTCACTCCATGGGCGGACTGATCTCGGCCCGCTACGCCCAGCGGTACGGCGAAGAGCTGAGCGCGCTGATCCTGTCCGGGCCGGTGATCGGAGCCTGGGAGCTGCCGGGGCGGCTGCTGGCCCTTCCGGAGATCCCGGACACGCCGGTCAGCCCGGCCGCGCTCTCCCGGGACCCGGCCGTCGGCGCCGCCTACGCCGCCGATCCGCTGGTGTGGCACGGGCCGATGAAGCGGCCGACGGTGGAGGCGTTCGCACGGACCCTGGAGACCGTCGCCCAGGGCGGTGACGTCGGATCGCTGCCGTTGCTGTGGCTGCACGGGGACGACGACCGGCTGGTGCCGCTGCCCGGCAGCCGGGTCGGCGTGGAGCGGCTGGCCGGCGGCCGGCTGACCGAGCGGATCTTCGCCGGGGCGCGGCACGAAGTGTTCCACGAGACGGACAAGAAGGAGGCCTTCGCGGAGGTGGTCCGCTTCCTGGACCGTACGCTGCTCCGCTGA
- a CDS encoding histidine kinase dimerization/phosphoacceptor domain-containing protein, producing the protein MARPVPDDTFGLIAVGLFLIGVVAGLAGCLRSLDHRRAVAVGETRRAERPAIAADLDDVVAHHVTGILVQTQAARLTAADRPGDLAPVLAAIERAATEAPASMRRAAGVLRAGCTARHRTRSRCRRRSPAGRRSRGRRRTGRPP; encoded by the coding sequence ATGGCCCGGCCCGTGCCGGACGACACGTTCGGCCTCATCGCGGTCGGGCTGTTCCTGATCGGTGTCGTCGCGGGGCTCGCGGGCTGTCTGCGCTCGCTGGACCACCGGCGCGCGGTCGCCGTCGGTGAGACCCGTCGCGCCGAGCGCCCGGCCATCGCCGCCGACCTGGACGACGTCGTCGCCCACCATGTCACCGGGATCCTGGTGCAGACGCAGGCGGCCCGCCTGACGGCGGCCGACCGGCCCGGGGACCTGGCCCCCGTCCTCGCCGCTATCGAGCGGGCGGCGACCGAGGCGCCGGCGTCGATGCGCCGCGCGGCGGGTGTACTGCGCGCTGGGTGTACTGCGCGACACCGGACCCGGAGCCGATGCCGTCGCCGATCACCGGCCGGTCGGCGATCTCGCGGCCGTCGCCGAACCGGCCGACCGCCATGA
- a CDS encoding Cof-type HAD-IIB family hydrolase, producing MPATPTPLLDLPGLPAGPADIRLIVTDMDGTLLDDSKRIPDGLWPMLAELRRRGVLFSPASGRQYATLARQFADVADGMVFIAENGTYVVRDGVELSSDILEPSVAGGIARTVRRLVAGGVDAGAVVCGKRSAYVERTDEAFLAEVRKYYVEHRVVEDVTAVDDDVIKVALFDFGPAEHSTAPALAPFAATHQVVVSGEHWVDVMNRTANKGTALRGLQRALGITPAQTMVFGDYLNDLEMLDAAEWSFAMANAHPEVVRRARHLAPSNNENGVLRTISRVLGL from the coding sequence ATGCCCGCCACGCCCACGCCCCTCCTGGACCTCCCCGGCCTGCCCGCCGGCCCCGCCGACATCCGGCTGATCGTCACCGACATGGACGGCACCCTGCTGGACGACAGCAAGCGGATCCCCGACGGGCTGTGGCCGATGCTCGCCGAACTGCGCCGGCGCGGGGTGCTGTTCAGCCCGGCGAGCGGCCGCCAGTACGCCACGCTGGCCCGGCAGTTCGCGGACGTCGCCGATGGCATGGTGTTCATCGCGGAGAACGGCACGTACGTGGTCCGCGACGGCGTGGAGCTGAGCTCCGACATACTCGAACCGTCCGTGGCCGGCGGGATAGCCCGTACGGTACGACGGCTGGTCGCGGGCGGCGTGGACGCCGGCGCCGTGGTGTGCGGCAAGCGGTCGGCGTACGTCGAGCGGACCGACGAGGCGTTCCTGGCGGAGGTGCGCAAGTACTACGTCGAGCACCGGGTCGTCGAGGACGTCACCGCCGTCGACGACGACGTGATCAAGGTCGCGCTGTTCGACTTCGGGCCCGCCGAGCACTCCACCGCCCCAGCCCTCGCACCCTTCGCCGCCACCCACCAGGTCGTCGTCTCCGGCGAGCACTGGGTGGACGTCATGAACCGCACCGCCAACAAGGGCACCGCCCTGCGCGGCCTGCAGCGGGCACTCGGCATCACTCCGGCGCAGACGATGGTCTTCGGCGACTACCTCAACGACCTGGAGATGCTCGACGCCGCCGAATGGTCCTTCGCCATGGCGAACGCCCATCCCGAGGTCGTCCGCCGCGCCCGTCATCTCGCCCCGTCCAACAACGAGAACGGCGTACTGCGGACCATCTCCCGCGTCCTCGGCCTGTGA
- a CDS encoding SAM-dependent methyltransferase — translation MTEGDSPAAGPAKLNTSVAHNARVWNYWIGGKDNYEVDQRVGEHVAGMFPVIRAVARADREFLARAVRFLAAERGIRQFLDIGTGLPTVENTHEIAQRIAPESRIVYVDNDPIVLVHARSLLTSSPEGVTDYVDADVHDPDTILESAAETLDLTRPVALMMLGILNFVLDTAEAGDIVRRLMAALPSGSHLVLTHPTYDADVGGEGNVAAMEFWNANATPPITARSRTEIAGFLDGLELIEPGLVPCSQWRAGSAAAVVPQYGAVAVKP, via the coding sequence GTGACCGAGGGCGACTCCCCGGCGGCCGGACCGGCGAAACTGAACACCTCCGTGGCGCACAACGCCCGGGTGTGGAACTACTGGATCGGCGGCAAGGACAACTACGAGGTCGACCAGCGGGTCGGCGAACACGTCGCGGGGATGTTCCCGGTGATCCGGGCGGTGGCCCGAGCGGACCGGGAGTTCCTGGCCCGGGCGGTGCGGTTCCTGGCCGCCGAGCGCGGGATACGGCAGTTCCTGGACATCGGCACCGGCCTGCCGACCGTGGAGAACACCCACGAGATCGCGCAGCGGATCGCCCCCGAGTCCCGGATCGTCTACGTCGACAACGACCCGATCGTGCTGGTGCACGCCCGCTCGCTGCTCACCAGCTCCCCGGAGGGTGTCACGGACTACGTCGACGCCGATGTGCACGACCCGGACACGATCCTGGAGAGCGCCGCCGAGACGCTGGACCTGACCCGGCCGGTGGCGCTGATGATGCTGGGCATCCTGAACTTCGTCCTGGACACCGCCGAGGCCGGGGACATCGTGCGGCGGCTGATGGCGGCGCTGCCCTCGGGCAGCCATCTCGTCCTCACCCACCCGACCTACGACGCCGACGTGGGCGGCGAGGGCAATGTGGCCGCGATGGAGTTCTGGAACGCCAACGCCACCCCGCCGATCACCGCCCGCAGCCGCACGGAGATCGCCGGCTTCCTCGACGGTCTGGAGCTGATCGAGCCGGGTCTGGTGCCCTGCTCGCAGTGGCGCGCCGGATCGGCGGCCGCCGTGGTGCCGCAGTACGGCGCGGTGGCCGTGAAACCCTGA
- a CDS encoding glutamine synthetase family protein, which translates to MATLADPVPGGRPEDLRRVAGLTADLAARGVRGIVLAYVDTAGVCRVKTIPTARLEAAVSWGVGMSPVFDTFLAGDSIVTTDVLGSPDGDLRLYPDLAQLVTLAGQPGWAWAPVDRITQEGARHPGCARTFLRRTVTEAAQRHGLAFKAAIEVEWAVGLGSAPAGEFVPAVSGPAYGATRQVELSDYAADLLAAFAAQDVPVDQLHPEYAAGQFEVSAGAVDPVAAADRSVLVRQTIRAVAQRHGLRVSFAPAVFAEGVGNGGHLHLSCWRGDTNLHAGGERRYGMTPEAESFAAGILARLPALTAVTAPSPASYLRLKPSQWAGVFTGWGRETREAGLRLVTGTAGRQAQDANLEVKPVDLAANPYLALGCVIAAGLDGLASSRALPEEITGDPARYGEDEAATRGVRRLPRSLPQSVEEFRADEVLRAALGPVLADAVTAVRLGEAAAVEGLDDAQVAAAYRWVY; encoded by the coding sequence ATGGCCACCCTTGCCGACCCCGTGCCCGGCGGGCGTCCGGAGGATCTGCGCCGGGTCGCCGGGCTCACGGCCGACCTGGCCGCGCGGGGCGTGCGCGGGATCGTGCTCGCCTATGTGGACACCGCGGGTGTCTGCCGGGTGAAGACGATCCCGACGGCCCGGCTGGAGGCAGCCGTGTCATGGGGCGTCGGCATGTCCCCGGTGTTCGACACCTTCCTGGCCGGCGACTCGATCGTCACCACCGACGTCCTCGGCTCCCCCGACGGTGACCTGCGGCTCTATCCGGATCTGGCTCAGCTGGTGACGCTGGCCGGGCAGCCCGGCTGGGCGTGGGCGCCGGTGGACCGGATCACCCAGGAGGGCGCCCGGCACCCCGGCTGTGCCAGAACCTTTCTGCGCCGGACCGTCACCGAGGCGGCGCAGCGCCACGGCCTCGCTTTCAAGGCAGCGATCGAGGTCGAGTGGGCGGTCGGGCTCGGCTCGGCGCCGGCCGGGGAGTTCGTACCGGCGGTGTCCGGACCGGCGTACGGCGCGACCCGGCAGGTCGAGCTGAGCGACTACGCCGCCGATCTGCTGGCCGCGTTCGCCGCGCAGGATGTGCCCGTCGACCAGCTGCATCCCGAGTACGCGGCCGGGCAGTTCGAGGTCTCGGCGGGCGCGGTGGACCCGGTGGCGGCGGCCGACCGCAGTGTGCTGGTCCGGCAGACGATCCGCGCGGTCGCGCAGCGGCACGGCCTGCGGGTGTCGTTCGCGCCCGCGGTGTTCGCCGAAGGCGTGGGCAACGGCGGCCATCTGCACCTGTCCTGCTGGCGTGGCGATACGAATCTGCACGCGGGCGGTGAGCGCCGGTACGGCATGACGCCCGAGGCGGAGTCCTTCGCGGCCGGGATCCTGGCCCGGCTGCCCGCGCTGACGGCGGTGACCGCGCCGAGCCCCGCCAGCTATCTGCGGCTCAAACCCTCGCAGTGGGCGGGGGTGTTCACCGGCTGGGGCCGGGAGACCCGCGAGGCCGGACTGCGGCTGGTCACGGGCACAGCGGGCCGCCAAGCGCAGGACGCCAACCTGGAGGTGAAACCGGTCGACCTGGCCGCCAACCCCTATCTCGCCCTCGGCTGTGTCATCGCCGCCGGCCTCGACGGCCTCGCCTCCTCCCGCGCCCTCCCGGAGGAGATCACCGGCGACCCGGCCCGGTACGGCGAGGACGAGGCGGCGACCCGCGGCGTACGGCGGCTGCCGCGGTCGCTGCCGCAGTCCGTCGAGGAGTTCCGGGCGGACGAGGTGCTGCGGGCCGCGCTGGGCCCGGTTCTCGCGGACGCGGTGACCGCCGTACGGCTCGGCGAGGCGGCGGCCGTCGAGGGGCTGGACGACGCGCAGGTGGCGGCGGCCTACCGCTGGGTGTACTGA
- a CDS encoding amidohydrolase family protein, whose product MATPGPVHEALAELELVDHHCHGAVTADLAPDEFASLLTEGEAWPGVSPFDSPVGVAVRRHCAPLLDLPRHAPPADYVARRSALGWQDVNRRFLTAAGAAAFFVDTGYTAHPLTSPAELAAASGAVACEVVRLEQVAEAVAARGVEPDAYAAAFRTAAEEAVRRPGVVAVKSVAAYRTGFALDPTRPADAEVTEAARQWLAAGGRLADPVLIRHLLWTAVGLGLPLQLHTGFGDADLRLHLADPALLTDWLRLTSGTVPVLLLHCWPYHRQAAQLAAVFEQVYLDVGLALHHTGPARCRAVLEEALEVTPFRKMLYSSDAYGVAEFHHLGALCFRQGLADLLQDRVDADELSLRDALRIAAWTGRDNARRLYGPLVSAPARDPGGRPTRKV is encoded by the coding sequence ATGGCCACGCCGGGACCGGTCCACGAGGCTCTCGCCGAGCTGGAGTTGGTGGACCACCACTGCCACGGCGCGGTGACGGCCGACCTCGCGCCCGATGAGTTCGCCTCGCTGCTCACCGAGGGCGAGGCCTGGCCCGGCGTGTCGCCCTTCGACAGCCCGGTCGGCGTGGCCGTACGCCGCCACTGCGCGCCCCTGCTGGACCTCCCCCGGCACGCGCCCCCGGCCGACTACGTGGCGCGCCGCTCGGCGCTGGGCTGGCAGGACGTCAACCGCCGCTTCCTGACCGCCGCCGGAGCCGCGGCGTTCTTCGTCGACACCGGCTACACCGCGCATCCGCTCACCTCCCCCGCCGAACTGGCGGCGGCTTCCGGGGCGGTGGCCTGTGAGGTCGTACGCCTGGAGCAGGTGGCCGAGGCGGTGGCCGCGCGGGGCGTCGAGCCGGACGCGTACGCGGCGGCGTTCCGGACGGCCGCCGAGGAGGCCGTACGCCGGCCGGGTGTGGTGGCGGTGAAGTCGGTGGCCGCCTATCGCACCGGCTTCGCCCTGGACCCGACACGCCCGGCGGACGCGGAGGTGACCGAGGCCGCCCGGCAGTGGCTCGCTGCCGGCGGCCGCCTGGCCGACCCGGTCCTGATACGGCACCTGCTGTGGACCGCCGTGGGCCTCGGCTTGCCCCTGCAGCTGCACACCGGTTTCGGGGACGCCGACCTGCGGCTGCACCTCGCCGACCCGGCCCTGCTGACCGACTGGCTGCGGCTGACCTCCGGCACGGTCCCGGTCCTCCTGCTGCACTGCTGGCCGTACCACCGCCAGGCCGCGCAGCTGGCCGCGGTGTTCGAGCAGGTGTACCTGGACGTGGGCCTCGCCCTGCACCACACAGGCCCGGCCCGCTGCCGGGCCGTGCTGGAGGAGGCGCTGGAGGTCACCCCGTTCCGCAAGATGCTGTACAGCTCCGACGCCTACGGAGTGGCCGAATTCCATCACCTCGGTGCCCTGTGCTTCCGGCAGGGGCTCGCCGATCTGCTCCAAGACCGCGTCGACGCCGATGAGTTGAGCCTGCGCGACGCCCTGCGGATCGCGGCCTGGACCGGCCGCGACAACGCCCGACGCCTGTACGGACCCCTCGTATCCGCCCCGGCCCGCGATCCCGGCGGGCGCCCCACCCGGAAAGTATGA
- a CDS encoding NUDIX hydrolase family protein yields MTETTPGWLSTDELESARARMPILYVEAVPVRVDDSGEVTSIGLLLRIGPDGTVSRTLVSGRVLHHERVRDALLRHLEKDLGPVALPRIPTSLQPFTVAEYFPTAGITPYHDPRQHAVSLAYVVPVTGDCRPRQDALDLVWFSPQEAASPAVQSEMPGGHGVLLKQALAHVGLGY; encoded by the coding sequence ATGACCGAGACGACGCCCGGCTGGCTGTCCACGGACGAGCTGGAATCAGCCAGGGCCCGGATGCCGATCCTGTACGTCGAGGCTGTCCCCGTGCGCGTGGACGACAGCGGGGAAGTCACCAGCATCGGACTGCTGCTGCGGATCGGCCCGGACGGGACGGTCAGCCGGACCCTGGTCTCCGGCCGCGTCCTGCACCACGAACGGGTCCGCGACGCCCTGCTGCGCCACCTGGAGAAGGACCTGGGCCCGGTGGCGCTCCCCCGCATCCCCACCTCGCTGCAGCCCTTCACCGTCGCGGAGTACTTCCCGACGGCGGGCATCACGCCGTACCACGACCCGCGCCAGCACGCGGTCTCCCTCGCCTACGTCGTCCCGGTCACCGGCGACTGCCGCCCCCGCCAGGACGCGCTCGACCTCGTCTGGTTCAGCCCCCAGGAGGCCGCCTCCCCGGCCGTCCAGAGCGAGATGCCGGGCGGCCACGGTGTACTGCTGAAGCAGGCGCTGGCACACGTGGGTCTGGGGTACTGA
- a CDS encoding membrane protein, producing MSTEHVLDDRPRASARARIRESANKVPEVTVYFWIIKVLTTGMGETASDFLAHVLGNVPAVGLGGLAFAASLVLQFAVRRYVAWIYWTAIVMVSVFGTMAADVLHVGLDVPYTLSTPLFLITLAAVFALWYASERTLSIHSIRTRRREFFYWAAVLATFALGTAAGDLTASIGLGYLGSAVLFAVAICVPALAHRMRLLGAVTAFWTAYVITRPLGASLADWMAVSKRDGLGWGLGPVTLSWTVAIVGFVAFLALSRRDTESAG from the coding sequence ATGAGCACAGAGCACGTCCTGGACGACCGGCCCCGCGCGAGCGCCCGCGCGCGCATACGCGAGAGCGCGAACAAGGTGCCGGAGGTGACCGTCTACTTCTGGATCATCAAAGTCCTCACCACCGGTATGGGCGAGACCGCCTCCGACTTCCTGGCCCATGTGCTGGGCAACGTCCCCGCGGTCGGCCTCGGCGGTCTCGCCTTCGCCGCGTCGCTGGTGCTCCAGTTCGCCGTCCGCCGGTACGTGGCCTGGATCTACTGGACGGCGATCGTCATGGTCAGCGTGTTCGGCACCATGGCAGCAGACGTGCTGCACGTGGGCCTCGACGTCCCGTACACCCTGTCCACCCCCCTGTTCCTCATCACCCTCGCGGCCGTCTTCGCCCTCTGGTACGCGAGCGAGCGCACCCTGTCCATCCACTCCATCCGCACCCGGCGCCGCGAGTTCTTCTACTGGGCGGCCGTCCTCGCCACGTTCGCCCTGGGCACCGCCGCGGGCGACCTCACCGCGTCCATCGGCCTCGGCTACCTGGGCTCGGCCGTCCTGTTCGCCGTCGCGATCTGCGTCCCCGCCCTCGCCCACCGCATGCGTCTGCTGGGCGCGGTGACCGCGTTCTGGACGGCCTATGTCATCACCCGCCCGCTCGGCGCGTCCCTCGCCGACTGGATGGCCGTGAGCAAGCGCGACGGCCTGGGCTGGGGCCTGGGTCCGGTGACACTGTCCTGGACGGTGGCGATCGTCGGGTTCGTGGCGTTCCTGGCGCTGTCGCGACGGGACACCGAGTCCGCCGGCTGA